The following proteins are encoded in a genomic region of Polyangiaceae bacterium:
- a CDS encoding lytic transglycosylase domain-containing protein: protein MPHYRAYLGKHGHPARWVEVTLKVARALLQKPSEEHAEEAIGLARRVIYEGPSGAGHAEAKAIENDALGSLPFPRRKAFESPTQDELFARAKAQLDAGQSREALRTTDALVADPLAANPGDFACNVWITRAEAMVRLRKRNEGSDAYGTAIERCAGASRRVEALWHAGKAAARAGRHADAAQRYGMLEQEFRTHRLADDARLKGAYAVRELGDDVRFSQMLTSMPDDYPEGDMVEDGLFQLALSRMVKRDWAGAIAPLEKALARAPHERAYHSAGRLPYYLGRARIETGAIEQGKTLLANVINEYPLSFYMALAYARLSDQNGAAAKKILADALARDGQAGAPAVPKSPVFGKGEFVRAVELARQGEARFARYELDRLGVGARTAPPEVLWAAALLFSRVGSPKEAHQILRSATATQSPTRAEFTDWTDHYPAGSWRSAWEIAFPRPYLPSVTAETTRSGIPEALAYAIMREESAFDPRVVSSANAVGLMQLIVPTAKRMAKPLRLPGDAQSLKRPEINIALGCRYLSVLRNMFPDNPLLAIPGYNAGGGKPKDWIAERPNEDFDLWVEQIPYEETRNYTKRVMTSLAAYEVLYGNGSPGEALAAPLAASPNARKSAVASASP from the coding sequence ATGCCTCATTATCGTGCGTACCTCGGCAAGCATGGACATCCCGCGCGCTGGGTCGAAGTGACGCTGAAAGTCGCTCGGGCGCTCTTACAAAAACCTTCCGAAGAACACGCGGAAGAAGCAATTGGTTTGGCGCGCAGGGTCATTTACGAAGGTCCCTCGGGCGCCGGCCATGCCGAGGCGAAAGCGATTGAAAACGATGCGCTGGGCAGCCTTCCTTTTCCAAGGCGCAAAGCCTTCGAATCACCCACGCAAGACGAACTTTTCGCGCGCGCCAAAGCCCAGCTCGATGCGGGACAAAGCCGCGAAGCTTTACGCACGACCGATGCGCTCGTGGCCGATCCGCTCGCGGCCAATCCTGGCGATTTCGCGTGCAACGTGTGGATCACGCGTGCCGAAGCCATGGTTCGCCTGCGCAAGAGAAACGAAGGCTCGGATGCGTATGGTACCGCCATTGAACGATGCGCCGGAGCAAGTCGCCGGGTGGAAGCATTGTGGCATGCAGGAAAAGCGGCTGCTCGAGCGGGACGTCATGCGGACGCCGCGCAGCGTTATGGAATGCTCGAACAAGAATTCCGGACGCATCGATTGGCCGACGATGCTCGATTGAAAGGAGCCTATGCCGTCCGCGAGCTCGGAGACGATGTCCGATTTTCCCAAATGCTGACATCGATGCCGGACGATTATCCCGAAGGGGACATGGTCGAGGACGGTTTGTTTCAATTGGCTCTTTCGCGGATGGTGAAACGTGATTGGGCCGGTGCCATTGCGCCGCTCGAAAAAGCGCTGGCCAGAGCCCCGCATGAGCGAGCGTATCATTCGGCAGGGCGCCTGCCGTATTACTTGGGGCGAGCACGCATCGAGACGGGAGCCATCGAGCAAGGAAAAACCCTGCTCGCGAACGTCATCAACGAATACCCGCTGTCGTTTTACATGGCGCTCGCGTACGCGCGTTTGAGCGACCAAAATGGTGCAGCGGCGAAAAAAATATTGGCGGATGCTTTGGCGCGCGATGGGCAAGCGGGGGCGCCAGCCGTGCCGAAGAGCCCCGTTTTTGGAAAGGGCGAGTTTGTCCGAGCCGTGGAATTGGCGCGCCAGGGAGAAGCACGATTTGCGCGCTACGAGCTCGATCGCCTCGGCGTGGGCGCTCGCACGGCACCGCCCGAAGTGCTCTGGGCCGCGGCGCTTCTTTTTTCACGCGTCGGTTCGCCGAAAGAAGCGCACCAGATTCTTCGATCGGCCACGGCTACGCAATCGCCCACTCGGGCCGAATTCACGGATTGGACGGACCATTATCCCGCCGGATCGTGGCGGAGCGCATGGGAAATCGCTTTTCCAAGGCCGTATTTGCCCTCCGTCACGGCGGAGACGACGCGTAGTGGCATCCCGGAAGCGCTCGCATACGCCATCATGCGCGAAGAAAGCGCTTTCGATCCGCGCGTCGTTTCGAGCGCCAATGCAGTGGGATTGATGCAGCTCATCGTCCCCACAGCCAAGCGCATGGCCAAACCTCTGCGTTTGCCGGGTGATGCGCAATCTTTGAAGCGCCCTGAAATCAACATCGCGCTCGGATGCAGATATTTGTCCGTGCTGCGCAACATGTTTCCCGACAATCCGCTGCTCGCCATTCCTGGTTACAATGCGGGCGGAGGCAAGCCGAAAGATTGGATTGCCGAGCGCCCGAACGAGGACTTCGATCTTTGGGTCGAACAAATTCCGTATGAAGAAACGCGCAATTACACCAAGCGCGTCATGACCAGCCTTGCGGCCTATGAAGTCCTTTACGGCAATGGCTCGCCGGGAGAAGCGCTCGCAGCGCCGCTTGCTGCAAGCCCGAACGCACGCAAGTCTGCCGTCGCATCCGCGTCGCCTTGA
- a CDS encoding 1-acyl-sn-glycerol-3-phosphate acyltransferase yields MRLAQILFSTFFWCFFVVTASAGFVVGASIHLLLDLLGIDRERRFMHWYINGWMFNYLRMNPWWKIEFVGRERIPKGGSVFVANHQSLADILVSFGLATQYRFVSKAILFKTPLVGWSMKLCGYIPLVRGDSASAREMMDRCRYWIRKGIPVYIYPEGTFNKGDRLLPFRRGAFVLAIEEKVPIVPIAITGTSGLVFEDSPLLSFRARIRVEILEPIMPETFGDDPVALGARAREQISAALGMPIEEEPKLAKIAD; encoded by the coding sequence ATGCGCCTTGCCCAGATTCTATTCTCCACGTTTTTCTGGTGCTTCTTCGTCGTCACCGCGTCCGCGGGGTTCGTCGTGGGCGCTTCGATCCACCTGCTGCTCGATCTGCTCGGCATCGATCGCGAGCGGCGTTTCATGCACTGGTACATCAACGGGTGGATGTTCAACTACCTGCGGATGAACCCGTGGTGGAAGATCGAGTTCGTCGGACGGGAACGCATTCCGAAGGGTGGTTCGGTATTCGTGGCGAACCATCAATCGCTTGCAGACATTCTCGTTTCGTTCGGTCTTGCGACGCAATATCGATTCGTCTCGAAAGCAATTCTTTTCAAGACGCCGCTGGTCGGCTGGTCGATGAAGCTTTGCGGGTACATTCCGCTGGTTCGCGGAGATTCGGCGTCGGCCCGCGAGATGATGGATCGATGTAGGTATTGGATCCGAAAGGGAATTCCCGTCTACATTTACCCCGAAGGCACGTTCAACAAAGGCGACAGGCTGCTTCCGTTTCGTCGAGGCGCGTTTGTCTTGGCCATTGAAGAAAAGGTACCCATCGTGCCGATAGCGATCACGGGCACATCGGGCCTCGTGTTCGAAGATAGTCCGCTTTTGTCGTTCAGGGCGCGTATTCGCGTGGAGATCCTGGAACCGATCATGCCGGAAACGTTCGGCGATGATCCGGTCGCTCTGGGTGCGCGGGCGCGGGAACAAATTTCCGCGGCTCTGGGGATGCCCATCGAGGAAGAACCGAAGCTCGCCAAGATCGCGGATTGA
- the lnt gene encoding apolipoprotein N-acyltransferase: MKNDERDESSRGEEREASESEAVKNEAESDAASESEGASDAENEAESDAPASDEKAAAGENKAPSSDRSAQKSAWNPRPVVTPRVGYALSVLTALLYFLAFPGTAARPFAFVAFFAFVPWLYAIRGQTPRMALKMSWLMMFVGASCGFYWLVNMLEVFSGFPLPLCVLFAAILNVYQSGRMAVTGWLYGRATERGWPHAPVFIAAFVAGELVYPLLFPWYAGVTMHDWPIMMQVADLGGPFAVSVMLMGSNLAIAELIEVYRRMPANRVTMAVGFAVPVIAALYGKIRMSSIDAKVANAEKIRVGMVQPYNDLFNRRDALRTHLDMTKELQKKEPVDLVVWSEAPLGRAFSEERYKQMVKFDVTGKLGVPSIVGALLVRQPDRTKDPTAKRDFFNVALMADEKGNIIGRYDKQFLLMFGEYLPFGDVFPIMYKWSPNSSKFTPGTSFAPLEWKGHRISTMICYEDILPSFVNKLVAAGDPDLFVNLTNDTWFGNTTEPWIHLALAKFRSIEHRLYLIRVTNSGVSAIVDPNGRVTVHGGVYTKESIIGEARFLRERTVYSRIGDAPWWTLSLLVGIAAFRKRKGTNAARS; this comes from the coding sequence ATGAAGAACGACGAGCGGGACGAAAGTTCGCGCGGCGAAGAGCGCGAAGCGAGTGAATCCGAGGCCGTGAAGAACGAGGCCGAGAGCGATGCGGCGAGCGAATCCGAAGGCGCATCCGATGCGGAAAACGAAGCTGAAAGCGATGCTCCGGCGAGCGACGAGAAGGCGGCCGCAGGTGAAAACAAGGCGCCATCGTCCGACCGCTCTGCGCAGAAATCAGCTTGGAATCCGCGTCCCGTCGTGACGCCAAGGGTGGGCTACGCGCTGAGCGTGCTGACGGCGTTGCTCTACTTTCTCGCGTTTCCCGGGACGGCAGCGCGCCCGTTTGCATTCGTCGCGTTCTTCGCCTTCGTGCCGTGGCTCTACGCCATCCGCGGACAAACCCCACGCATGGCCCTCAAAATGAGCTGGCTCATGATGTTCGTCGGCGCCTCGTGCGGGTTCTACTGGCTCGTGAACATGCTCGAGGTCTTCAGCGGCTTCCCGCTGCCCTTGTGCGTGCTTTTCGCCGCGATCCTCAACGTGTACCAGTCCGGTCGCATGGCCGTCACCGGATGGCTCTACGGCCGCGCAACCGAGCGTGGATGGCCGCATGCCCCCGTGTTCATCGCCGCGTTCGTCGCCGGCGAGCTCGTTTATCCGCTTCTATTTCCCTGGTATGCCGGCGTCACGATGCACGACTGGCCCATCATGATGCAGGTCGCGGACCTCGGCGGACCTTTTGCCGTGAGCGTCATGCTGATGGGCTCGAACTTGGCCATTGCCGAATTGATCGAAGTTTATCGGCGCATGCCTGCCAATCGAGTCACGATGGCGGTTGGATTTGCCGTTCCCGTGATTGCGGCGCTCTACGGCAAAATTCGCATGAGCTCCATCGATGCGAAAGTCGCGAATGCCGAAAAAATTCGTGTCGGCATGGTGCAGCCCTACAACGATTTGTTCAATCGACGGGATGCCTTGCGCACGCACCTCGACATGACGAAAGAGCTTCAAAAGAAAGAGCCCGTCGATCTCGTCGTATGGAGCGAAGCGCCGCTCGGTCGCGCATTTTCGGAAGAACGTTACAAACAAATGGTGAAGTTCGACGTGACTGGCAAACTCGGCGTGCCCAGCATCGTCGGCGCATTGCTCGTGCGCCAGCCCGATCGCACGAAAGACCCGACGGCCAAGCGTGACTTCTTCAACGTGGCGCTCATGGCCGATGAAAAAGGAAACATCATCGGTCGTTACGACAAACAATTTTTGCTCATGTTCGGGGAATATTTGCCGTTTGGCGACGTGTTCCCCATCATGTACAAATGGTCGCCCAATTCGAGCAAATTCACGCCGGGCACGTCCTTCGCGCCGCTCGAATGGAAGGGTCATCGCATCTCCACGATGATCTGTTACGAAGATATTTTGCCGAGTTTCGTCAACAAACTCGTCGCGGCCGGTGATCCCGACTTATTCGTGAATCTCACGAACGACACGTGGTTCGGCAATACGACCGAGCCATGGATTCACTTGGCGCTCGCAAAATTCCGGTCGATCGAGCATCGATTGTATTTGATCCGCGTGACCAACAGCGGCGTGTCCGCCATCGTCGATCCCAACGGACGCGTCACGGTTCACGGGGGCGTCTACACGAAAGAAAGCATCATTGGCGAAGCGCGATTCTTGCGCGAGCGCACCGTGTATTCACGCATTGGCGACGCACCCTGGTGGACCCTGTCCTTGCTCGTGGGGATCGCCGCGTTCCGCAAGCGCAAGGGTACCAATGCCGCTCGATCGTGA
- a CDS encoding radical SAM protein, which translates to MPLDREKPIATSDKPRLPWFREEPFGAWVRLDDRTLVAVDHGLAGRLGVPLGKTNSAKCPNGPLEAHVSVTSRCFAPCTDCYLDAKPDGYMPSHEELRERIVALRDLGASTIAFGGGEPLLRNDLGDLAAFARSLGMVPVMTTSGLGLSEARVAELRAFAQINISHDGVGGAYASVRGFDGSRAAERAMELLSRAGIAVGANVVVTRESFEQLRQTAKRVADLGAGEMQLLRFKPQGRAARLAYLEKRLAPAQVRDLWAVIADIIGERRLSVRIDCALVPLLSEALCELPDPAQTLSSLGVFGCEAGRNLGAVDAHGRFSACSFSHASTGASSDVANAWANDEDLKRFRQYHVSPDEPCRSCILFPVCRGGCQVVSRHAGEGAFGPDPECPRVRRKRASGAST; encoded by the coding sequence ATGCCGCTCGATCGTGAAAAGCCAATAGCCACTTCCGACAAACCAAGGCTCCCCTGGTTTCGTGAAGAGCCCTTTGGTGCGTGGGTTCGTCTGGACGATCGAACGCTCGTCGCGGTCGATCACGGCTTGGCGGGGCGTCTCGGCGTACCGCTAGGAAAAACCAATTCTGCGAAATGCCCGAACGGCCCGCTCGAAGCGCACGTATCCGTCACGTCCCGCTGTTTTGCGCCCTGTACCGATTGCTACTTGGACGCAAAGCCCGATGGATACATGCCATCGCACGAAGAACTGCGCGAAAGAATAGTGGCATTGCGCGATCTCGGGGCATCGACCATTGCGTTTGGCGGGGGTGAACCGCTCTTGCGGAATGATCTCGGGGATCTCGCAGCATTTGCTCGCTCGTTGGGAATGGTCCCCGTGATGACGACGAGTGGGCTTGGTTTGTCCGAGGCGCGTGTCGCCGAGCTCCGGGCGTTTGCGCAAATCAACATAAGCCACGACGGCGTGGGTGGTGCTTACGCGTCCGTGCGAGGTTTCGACGGATCTCGCGCGGCAGAACGCGCAATGGAGCTGCTCTCGCGCGCCGGTATTGCCGTAGGAGCGAACGTGGTGGTCACGCGCGAATCATTCGAACAACTGCGACAAACGGCGAAACGCGTCGCAGACCTCGGCGCAGGGGAAATGCAGCTTTTGCGGTTCAAACCTCAAGGGCGAGCGGCGCGCTTGGCGTACCTGGAGAAACGATTGGCGCCGGCCCAGGTGCGCGATTTATGGGCCGTCATTGCGGACATCATTGGCGAGCGAAGGCTTTCCGTGCGAATCGATTGTGCGCTCGTACCGCTCTTGTCCGAGGCGCTCTGCGAGCTTCCGGATCCGGCGCAAACGCTGTCGTCACTCGGCGTTTTTGGTTGTGAAGCCGGGCGGAATCTCGGGGCCGTCGATGCGCATGGGCGTTTTTCCGCGTGCAGCTTTTCTCATGCCTCGACGGGCGCATCGAGCGACGTTGCGAACGCATGGGCAAACGACGAGGACCTAAAGCGATTTCGTCAATACCATGTTTCGCCGGACGAACCATGTCGATCGTGTATTCTGTTTCCTGTTTGTCGTGGCGGATGCCAAGTCGTTTCGCGTCATGCTGGTGAAGGCGCATTCGGGCCGGATCCAGAATGCCCGCGTGTGCGGCGCAAACGCGCTTCCGGGGCTTCTACGTGA
- a CDS encoding LysM peptidoglycan-binding domain-containing protein, whose amino-acid sequence MKQRQALTATLLAILSLAAFDSSAQDTAPGATPAGAPQVTIVQAPAPPPTQVVVPGYPQPGFNPDGHLPSSSRSSIDTSRSTDGFDLLPDPGASETVRGGENSGYVIEGQIVPEMHTVRSGDTLWDISGRYYRNPYGWPRLWAQNAQIQNPHWIYPGDQVRLRDASDTGPAAMNLGLRKGARVPPQTVFLRDVGWLDDKTDDVWGEVVGSPSEKMMLSEGDDVYVKLGKDKDGKEREVAQGQTLVLFRPLVTSGAAAEKGTLVSIRGTVRIDRINKDERMARGRIIESIDVIERGAKAGPVDRSFLIVPPVKSDKDLQARIIAALYPHAFYGTHQVVFLDKGKEEGVVPGMRFFGLRRGDRWRFSVRGAGKFATVRPVIEDDRPAKTEDIAATGDDKAFPDETYAEVRVLRVREHTSTAVVTASSHEIERNAYVVARRGY is encoded by the coding sequence ATGAAGCAACGACAGGCCCTCACAGCGACCCTTCTCGCCATCCTTTCACTGGCCGCGTTCGATTCGAGCGCCCAAGACACGGCCCCTGGCGCAACACCCGCTGGTGCACCTCAAGTCACCATCGTGCAGGCGCCCGCGCCGCCGCCGACGCAAGTGGTCGTTCCGGGCTATCCGCAACCGGGTTTCAATCCCGACGGGCACCTGCCTTCGAGCTCGCGATCATCGATCGACACGTCACGCTCGACCGACGGCTTCGACTTGCTTCCGGATCCAGGAGCGAGCGAGACCGTGCGAGGTGGTGAGAACAGCGGCTACGTCATCGAAGGCCAGATCGTGCCCGAGATGCACACGGTTCGTTCGGGCGACACGCTGTGGGACATCTCGGGGCGCTACTACCGCAATCCCTACGGCTGGCCGCGGCTGTGGGCGCAGAACGCGCAAATCCAGAACCCGCACTGGATCTATCCCGGCGATCAGGTCCGACTTCGCGATGCGTCCGATACGGGCCCTGCCGCAATGAACCTCGGGCTGCGCAAGGGCGCGCGCGTTCCGCCGCAAACCGTCTTTCTGCGCGACGTGGGCTGGCTCGACGACAAGACCGACGACGTGTGGGGCGAAGTCGTCGGAAGCCCATCGGAAAAGATGATGCTCAGCGAAGGCGACGACGTGTACGTCAAGCTGGGCAAGGACAAAGACGGCAAAGAGCGCGAGGTTGCACAGGGACAAACCTTGGTCCTCTTCCGGCCTCTCGTAACGAGCGGTGCGGCAGCCGAAAAAGGTACCCTCGTGTCCATTCGCGGCACCGTGCGCATCGATCGCATCAACAAAGACGAACGCATGGCGCGCGGGCGCATCATCGAATCGATCGACGTCATCGAACGAGGTGCGAAGGCTGGTCCCGTCGATCGCAGCTTCTTGATCGTTCCACCCGTCAAGAGCGACAAGGACCTGCAGGCTCGCATCATCGCAGCTCTTTATCCGCATGCGTTTTACGGCACGCACCAAGTGGTTTTTCTCGACAAAGGCAAAGAGGAGGGCGTCGTCCCCGGCATGCGCTTTTTCGGTTTGCGACGTGGTGATCGCTGGCGCTTCTCGGTGCGCGGCGCTGGAAAGTTCGCCACCGTGAGACCCGTCATCGAGGATGATCGTCCCGCCAAGACCGAAGACATTGCCGCCACTGGCGACGACAAGGCATTCCCCGACGAAACGTACGCCGAAGTCCGTGTTCTGCGCGTCCGCGAGCACACGTCCACGGCCGTCGTGACGGCGTCTTCGCACGAGATCGAACGCAACGCGTACGTCGTTGCACGACGCGGCTACTGA
- the ruvA gene encoding Holliday junction branch migration protein RuvA has translation MIGRLSGHIVEDSAEGVVVIDVGGVGYEVSVPLGALGRASRDDSGIVTLYVHTHVREDTFALYGFPSRDDRAAFRELIGVSNVGPKIAMAILGGLSAGELASVIARGEVARLVAVPGIGKKTAERLILELKGKLQAAPVAAGKAAAQAAPPAPEGQAELLAGALTRMGFRPAEAERAVTALGARVKTEPLGDLVRDALAVLSKK, from the coding sequence TTGATCGGGCGTTTGTCCGGACACATCGTCGAGGACTCGGCCGAGGGCGTCGTCGTCATCGACGTCGGGGGGGTCGGCTACGAGGTCAGCGTGCCCCTCGGTGCGCTTGGACGAGCTTCGCGTGACGACAGCGGCATCGTCACGCTCTACGTGCACACGCACGTTCGAGAAGACACGTTCGCCCTCTACGGGTTTCCTTCGCGCGACGATCGCGCTGCATTCCGTGAGCTCATTGGCGTCTCGAACGTCGGCCCGAAGATTGCCATGGCAATTCTCGGAGGTTTGTCCGCGGGCGAGCTCGCTTCGGTGATTGCTCGCGGAGAAGTTGCGCGTCTCGTTGCCGTTCCTGGAATCGGCAAGAAAACTGCGGAGCGGCTCATCTTGGAGCTCAAAGGAAAACTCCAAGCTGCTCCCGTTGCCGCAGGCAAGGCTGCGGCTCAGGCGGCCCCGCCGGCTCCGGAAGGCCAAGCCGAACTGCTTGCGGGCGCTCTCACGCGCATGGGATTCCGGCCTGCGGAAGCGGAACGCGCCGTGACGGCGCTCGGTGCCCGTGTGAAGACCGAGCCTCTCGGAGATCTCGTTCGAGACGCGCTTGCCGTTCTTTCGAAGAAGTAG